In Candidatus Korarchaeota archaeon NZ13-K, a single window of DNA contains:
- the uppS gene encoding di-trans,poly-cis-decaprenylcistransferase — MGLLSMIYRLSSLLGMPIYRSYLESVVREGPIPRHVALILDGNRRFALRRGLSWVDGYRAGAAKTEELLRWLLELGVEHVTLYTFSTENFNRPKEQVEAVFKVLEEKMMELREKLDFLRENGVSFRVIGRREMLPESLREMVEELEALTSGFGGKTLNLALAYGGRAEIVDAVREIARKVRDGSLEPEEVDDEVIRKHLYAPDLPDPDLIIRTSGEERLSNFLLWQSAYSELYFCEVYLPEMRKIDLLRALRDYQRRKRRFGS, encoded by the coding sequence GTGGGACTTCTCAGTATGATCTACAGGCTGTCCAGCCTCCTGGGGATGCCGATCTACAGGAGCTACCTCGAATCCGTGGTGAGGGAGGGGCCCATCCCCAGGCACGTCGCGCTAATACTGGATGGGAACAGGAGGTTTGCCCTCAGGAGAGGCCTGAGCTGGGTGGATGGTTACAGGGCAGGGGCGGCGAAGACCGAGGAGCTGCTGAGGTGGCTCCTCGAGCTCGGGGTGGAGCACGTCACCCTCTACACCTTCTCGACGGAGAACTTCAATAGACCCAAGGAGCAGGTGGAGGCCGTGTTCAAGGTCCTTGAGGAGAAGATGATGGAGCTCAGGGAAAAGCTGGACTTCCTGAGGGAGAACGGGGTATCCTTCAGGGTCATCGGCAGGAGGGAGATGCTTCCCGAGTCCCTGAGGGAAATGGTGGAGGAGCTGGAAGCCCTGACCTCGGGCTTCGGTGGGAAGACCCTCAATCTAGCTTTAGCTTACGGGGGGAGGGCAGAGATAGTGGATGCTGTCAGGGAGATAGCGAGGAAGGTCAGGGATGGTTCGCTTGAGCCGGAGGAGGTGGACGATGAGGTGATAAGAAAGCACTTATATGCTCCCGATCTTCCTGATCCCGACCTGATAATAAGGACGTCGGGGGAGGAGAGGCTGAGCAACTTCCTCCTCTGGCAGTCCGCCTACTCCGAGCTCTACTTCTGCGAGGTCTACCTGCCGGAGATGAGGAAGATAGACCTCCTGAGGGCCTTGAGGGACTATCAGAGGAGGAAGAGGAGGTTTGGCTCCTAG
- a CDS encoding chromosome segregation protein SMC, producing the protein MVSIEELQLINFKSFRRATIVIPRGLIAITGPNGSGKSNIIDAIAFLMGWRARRLRASKLEHLVRRGAPWAQVSLTVNSGERLRISRRIRPNGTSSYRVNGRALPASRVSEILRSLGLVAERYTFVTQGDITSIIEMSPQERYRILEEISGVSEYDERRKKALEELSEVDQLLREISAVLRERERELRRVEEELRALEERRSIEERLRRIRKQLMLSELRSLEERLRGLEEPKEDPMVDVDSLREELERREGKLRELEARVRESPLRRRGQLISELESLRRQRDALRRALEAKEETLSSLTRGRDVPRFVREDPSFLGTVSDLIRPLEGYELPFLAAGSGRLSDIVVRDLEGAKRIARGLRGVEGRFRIIPMDVLQVREHHEVIGRALYNFLVFDPEYEALARHIFGASLLEDLEEVRRELIGRARFVTMRGEVVEREGSIVAGSPERSLGNVGRLIEEIRDLRDEIREIDEEISLKERELSEIPERDPLIEELDEVRRAVQELRRRYQEALARREDIIRQIRRIMEERSDIMAKIKILKGGLEELSDVDPLDVPDPGRELLILETRLRSIGQVNPRAPEEYERRKGEYEEMKGKYDSFLSRRREIEELISRIDAERENVLRNTLTGLSNAFDEWIRVLFGGGRGLLSLSDRGLEMRVSLPGKGDVGIDSLSGGEKSLCALAFILASQKVKPSPLYLFDEADAMLDGLNCKRYARALKELAKGSVVMMVSLKRETLEEADYIIGVTMREGESKIIAVERGSLEG; encoded by the coding sequence ATGGTGTCGATTGAGGAGCTCCAGCTCATCAACTTCAAGTCATTCAGGAGAGCAACCATAGTGATCCCGAGAGGGCTGATAGCCATAACCGGGCCCAATGGATCCGGGAAGAGCAACATAATCGATGCCATCGCATTTCTCATGGGATGGAGGGCGAGGAGGCTGAGGGCCAGCAAGCTGGAGCACCTGGTGAGGAGGGGAGCCCCCTGGGCTCAGGTTAGCCTCACGGTCAACTCCGGCGAGAGGCTTAGGATATCGAGGAGGATAAGGCCCAATGGGACCAGCTCTTACAGGGTCAATGGGAGGGCCCTCCCCGCGAGCAGGGTAAGCGAAATCCTGAGGTCCCTCGGCCTGGTGGCAGAGAGGTACACATTCGTGACCCAGGGGGACATAACCTCGATAATAGAGATGAGCCCGCAGGAGAGGTACAGGATACTGGAGGAGATAAGCGGGGTCTCCGAGTACGATGAGAGGAGGAAGAAGGCCCTTGAGGAGCTTTCTGAGGTTGATCAGCTGCTCAGGGAGATATCGGCCGTCCTGAGGGAGAGGGAGAGGGAGCTCAGGAGGGTGGAGGAGGAGCTCAGGGCCCTGGAGGAGAGGAGATCCATTGAGGAGAGGTTGAGGAGGATCAGGAAGCAGCTGATGCTCAGCGAGCTGAGGTCCCTTGAGGAGAGGTTGAGGGGATTGGAGGAGCCGAAGGAGGATCCCATGGTTGATGTGGATTCGCTGAGGGAGGAGCTGGAGAGGAGGGAGGGGAAGCTCAGGGAGCTGGAGGCCAGGGTCAGGGAATCCCCCCTGAGGAGGAGGGGGCAGCTCATTTCGGAGCTCGAATCGCTGAGGAGGCAGAGGGACGCCCTGAGGAGGGCCCTGGAGGCTAAGGAAGAGACCCTGAGCTCTCTGACGAGAGGAAGGGACGTTCCTCGGTTCGTAAGGGAGGACCCCTCCTTCCTAGGGACAGTCTCCGATCTTATAAGACCGCTGGAGGGCTACGAGCTCCCTTTCCTCGCTGCTGGCTCCGGGAGGCTGAGCGACATAGTCGTCAGGGATCTCGAGGGAGCCAAGAGGATAGCCAGGGGGCTGAGGGGGGTCGAGGGGAGGTTCAGGATAATCCCGATGGATGTCCTACAGGTCAGGGAGCATCATGAGGTGATCGGAAGGGCCCTCTACAACTTCCTGGTGTTCGATCCGGAGTATGAGGCCCTGGCCAGGCACATATTCGGGGCCTCGCTCTTGGAGGACCTTGAGGAGGTGAGGAGGGAGCTGATAGGCAGGGCGAGGTTCGTCACGATGAGGGGGGAGGTTGTGGAGAGGGAGGGAAGCATAGTTGCAGGATCACCGGAGAGATCCCTGGGGAACGTTGGGAGGTTGATCGAGGAGATAAGGGATTTGAGGGACGAGATCCGGGAGATAGATGAGGAGATATCGTTGAAGGAGAGGGAGCTCTCCGAGATACCTGAGAGGGATCCCCTCATCGAGGAGCTGGATGAGGTGAGGAGGGCCGTTCAGGAGCTGAGGAGGAGGTACCAGGAAGCACTGGCCAGGAGGGAGGACATCATAAGGCAGATCAGGAGGATTATGGAGGAGAGGAGCGATATAATGGCCAAGATAAAGATCCTGAAGGGAGGGCTGGAGGAGCTAAGTGATGTCGATCCTCTAGATGTTCCGGATCCGGGGAGGGAGCTCCTCATACTGGAGACCAGGCTCAGATCCATCGGGCAGGTCAATCCGAGGGCGCCCGAGGAGTATGAGAGGAGGAAGGGCGAGTACGAGGAGATGAAGGGGAAGTACGATTCCTTCCTCTCCAGGAGGAGGGAGATAGAGGAGCTTATCTCCAGGATAGATGCCGAAAGGGAGAATGTGCTGAGGAACACCCTCACTGGGCTCTCGAATGCCTTCGATGAGTGGATCCGCGTGCTGTTCGGAGGGGGGAGGGGCCTGCTCTCCCTATCGGACAGGGGTCTGGAGATGAGGGTCAGCCTCCCGGGGAAGGGAGATGTGGGCATTGACTCCCTCTCCGGAGGGGAGAAGTCCCTATGCGCCCTGGCATTCATACTAGCATCCCAGAAGGTCAAGCCCTCGCCCCTCTACCTCTTCGATGAGGCTGATGCCATGCTCGATGGCCTCAACTGCAAGAGGTACGCTAGGGCCCTGAAGGAGCTCGCCAAGGGCTCCGTGGTCATGATGGTGTCCCTCAAGAGGGAGACCCTGGAGGAGGCGGACTACATAATAGGGGTGACCATGAGGGAGGGGGAGTCGAAGATAATAGCAGTTGAGAGGGGATCCCTTGAGGGCTGA
- a CDS encoding SMC-Scp complex subunit ScpB gives MRMESWERAKRLFEALLFISGRAVDERTVERVCGLRGPAIERAAREINEELSHHPFKVERSDEGWQMVLKEDYGAEIPPSLGRRLLSRGELRTLALIAANEPVRLSDLVAVRGSSARRHLRKLTSLGLVSATREGRGKVLRTTAKFKSLFRLTIGGESHGAGDGGSGHQA, from the coding sequence ATGCGGATGGAATCTTGGGAGAGAGCTAAGAGGCTGTTCGAGGCGCTCCTCTTCATCTCGGGTAGGGCCGTCGATGAGAGGACGGTGGAGAGGGTGTGCGGCCTGAGGGGGCCGGCCATAGAGAGGGCCGCCCGGGAGATAAATGAGGAGCTGAGCCATCATCCCTTCAAGGTGGAGAGGTCCGATGAGGGATGGCAGATGGTCCTTAAGGAGGATTACGGAGCCGAGATACCCCCCTCCCTTGGCAGGAGGCTCCTTTCGAGGGGGGAGCTCAGAACGCTCGCCCTCATAGCCGCCAACGAGCCGGTCAGATTGAGCGATCTGGTGGCCGTCAGGGGGAGCTCGGCCAGGAGGCACCTGAGGAAGCTCACCTCCCTGGGGCTGGTCAGCGCCACCAGGGAGGGGAGGGGGAAGGTCCTGAGGACCACCGCCAAGTTCAAGTCCCTGTTCCGTTTGACGATCGGGGGTGAGTCGCATGGTGCTGGAGACGGAGGTAGCGGGCATCAAGCTTAG
- a CDS encoding dihydroorotate dehydrogenase, with protein sequence MVLETEVAGIKLRNPLILASGILGNTPALLKRVEEAGAGAVTTKTILPRPTRGFSNPVVVELPFGIINAMGLPNPGIDYFERELREARGEIGIPVIGSAGGGSPEEVAHVAGRLQDAGADAVEINASCPHVRGHGFELGSTPEMLYDLVKEVRRSVKVPLIVKLSPMTHDIRGLGRAALEAGADALNAVNTIRAMYIDVEAMRPVLSNRFGGLSGPAIRPIAVRCVYELADLCDVIGTGGVESWRDAAEMILAGAKAVGIGTAVSRRG encoded by the coding sequence ATGGTGCTGGAGACGGAGGTAGCGGGCATCAAGCTTAGGAACCCGCTCATACTGGCCTCTGGAATACTGGGCAACACCCCAGCCCTACTGAAGAGGGTTGAGGAGGCCGGGGCGGGTGCGGTGACAACCAAAACAATACTCCCGAGGCCCACCAGGGGTTTCAGCAATCCTGTGGTCGTGGAACTTCCCTTCGGGATCATAAATGCCATGGGGCTACCTAATCCCGGGATAGATTACTTCGAGAGGGAGCTCAGGGAGGCTAGGGGGGAGATAGGCATACCGGTGATAGGCAGCGCCGGGGGAGGCAGCCCGGAGGAGGTGGCTCACGTGGCCGGCAGACTGCAGGATGCGGGAGCTGATGCCGTTGAGATAAACGCCTCATGTCCCCACGTTAGGGGGCATGGTTTTGAGCTGGGAAGCACACCTGAGATGCTCTACGATCTCGTGAAGGAGGTCAGGAGGAGCGTGAAGGTTCCACTCATAGTCAAGCTCTCCCCAATGACGCACGACATCAGGGGACTGGGGAGGGCCGCGCTGGAGGCCGGCGCCGATGCGCTGAATGCCGTGAACACGATAAGGGCCATGTACATAGATGTGGAGGCGATGAGACCCGTGCTCTCCAACAGGTTCGGGGGCCTGAGCGGCCCAGCCATAAGGCCAATAGCCGTTAGATGCGTTTACGAGCTGGCAGACCTCTGCGATGTGATAGGCACGGGGGGAGTCGAAAGCTGGAGGGACGCGGCTGAGATGATACTGGCCGGGGCCAAGGCTGTTGGGATAGGGACGGCCGTGAGCAGAAGGGGGT
- a CDS encoding Lrp/AsnC family transcriptional regulator yields the protein MDELDRKILSILVKNARTPFTDIANQLGVSEATVRKRVDRLIKMGVIRRFTVELGDTAMRAIVLIKVKPGHSIPNVARDISSIEDVVRAYEVTGDYDVVAEISSSDTSSLNKTIERIRSNDGVGGTLSMIVLAIW from the coding sequence ATGGATGAGCTGGACAGGAAGATCCTGAGCATCTTGGTGAAGAATGCTAGAACTCCTTTCACGGATATAGCGAACCAGCTGGGGGTGAGCGAGGCGACCGTGAGGAAGAGGGTTGACAGGCTCATCAAAATGGGTGTGATAAGGAGGTTCACCGTGGAGCTCGGAGACACGGCGATGCGGGCCATCGTCCTGATAAAGGTGAAGCCGGGTCACAGCATACCCAATGTGGCCAGGGATATCTCGTCCATAGAGGATGTCGTGAGGGCATACGAGGTGACGGGCGATTATGACGTAGTGGCTGAGATCTCCAGCTCAGATACATCCTCCCTGAACAAGACGATAGAGAGGATAAGGAGCAATGATGGTGTTGGAGGCACTCTTAGCATGATAGTCCTGGCCATCTGGTGA